From one Halothece sp. PCC 7418 genomic stretch:
- a CDS encoding Crp/Fnr family transcriptional regulator has product MESTIVSEIFPLFNAAETETLDWLLSVAIEQEFAAGENILCDQSWGNAVYFIVSGWVKARRWCNETPITISIQGRGDFFGESAILDEPPRATEVVALSDTKVISISAQRFIQTLFQDAQLHHKLLQITVRRLRQMDSRLQLRHHPPVVKLAHTLVSLAETYGKPTEEGMEILLFPEQDLADLSDLNLEETQKFLHKFQSKGWLELNQEENTLSITNVRQLSHLAAGSL; this is encoded by the coding sequence ATGGAGAGTACAATTGTTAGTGAGATTTTCCCCCTGTTTAATGCTGCAGAAACAGAGACTTTAGACTGGTTACTTTCTGTTGCCATTGAGCAGGAATTTGCAGCTGGAGAAAACATTCTCTGCGATCAATCTTGGGGAAACGCTGTATATTTCATTGTGTCTGGCTGGGTTAAAGCAAGACGTTGGTGTAACGAAACTCCAATTACAATCTCAATTCAAGGACGGGGGGACTTTTTTGGTGAAAGTGCAATCTTAGATGAACCCCCTCGCGCAACGGAAGTGGTTGCTCTTAGTGACACGAAAGTGATTAGTATTTCTGCACAACGCTTTATTCAAACCCTCTTCCAAGATGCCCAACTGCATCATAAACTCTTACAAATTACTGTTCGCCGACTGCGACAAATGGACAGTCGCTTACAGTTACGCCATCATCCACCTGTGGTGAAATTAGCACATACCCTAGTTTCCCTCGCAGAAACTTATGGGAAACCGACAGAAGAGGGAATGGAAATTTTACTTTTTCCCGAACAAGATCTTGCTGATCTGTCTGATCTAAATTTGGAAGAAACACAAAAGTTTTTGCATAAATTCCAAAGTAAAGGCTGGCTGGAATTAAATCAAGAAGAAAACACTTTATCCATTACGAATGTTCGTCAACTTAGCCATTTAGCAGCAGGAAGTTTATAG
- a CDS encoding DUF1499 domain-containing protein, translating into MFAGKRPTDLGVKAGKLTPCPNTPNCVSSQSSDAEHAIEPLPYAQITDIKRVVNNMERTTIIEETENYLYAEFKSKLMGFVDDVEFHKDDVNQVIHVRSASRLGKSDLGVNRKRVEEIRQQLQALIKNR; encoded by the coding sequence ATGTTTGCCGGAAAACGACCCACCGATCTGGGTGTCAAAGCGGGAAAATTAACCCCTTGTCCCAACACTCCCAATTGTGTTTCTAGCCAAAGTTCTGACGCGGAACACGCCATTGAACCACTTCCTTATGCTCAGATTACTGATATTAAAAGAGTGGTTAACAACATGGAACGAACCACCATCATTGAAGAAACTGAAAATTATCTTTATGCTGAATTTAAGAGTAAATTAATGGGATTTGTTGATGATGTAGAATTTCATAAAGATGATGTGAACCAAGTCATTCATGTTCGTTCTGCCTCTCGTTTAGGCAAATCTGATTTAGGCGTTAATCGCAAACGAGTTGAGGAAATTCGTCAACAATTGCAAGCACTGATCAAGAATCGATAA
- a CDS encoding DUF4089 domain-containing protein, protein MMSDSNSPYPSPPAFDYEAYVAQTADLLGLNLRDQYRSSVVDHFIQLSAIAQTVMEFPLPSHTEIAPVFKP, encoded by the coding sequence ATGATGAGCGATTCTAATTCACCCTATCCTTCCCCTCCTGCCTTTGATTATGAGGCTTATGTGGCACAAACAGCCGATTTACTCGGTTTAAATCTTCGTGATCAGTACCGAAGCTCGGTCGTTGATCATTTCATACAACTGAGCGCGATCGCGCAAACGGTTATGGAATTTCCCCTCCCGTCTCACACCGAAATTGCTCCTGTCTTTAAACCTTAA
- a CDS encoding flotillin family protein — translation MTAILTLLVLLFGGAGTIGLVIKNLYYICQPSEILIFAGTRQAVAGDKSVGYRLVKGGSSIRKPLLEKVFRMNLTNMIIELKVTNAYSKGGIPLKVDGVANIKVAGEEPTIHNAIERLLGKSQKQIEKIAQQTLEGNLRGVLASLTPEQVNEDKMAFARSLLEEAEDDLQKLGLVLDNLQIQNISDEVNYLNSIGRKQRADLLRDARIAEARTKTESALQSTENEKNTSLRQVEAQIAKVRAEANRRLQNALTQREAGIAEAESEIAAEVARTQADLAVQRERRKQVEQQLQADVVAPAEADCQRAQAEAKGQAASIIEDGKAQAEGLRSLAKSWNAAGENAREIFLFQKLEPLLSNMVSTVPEIDVQKVTVIDPAKGGNATKLAAFTEQLRESTGIDLPSIAERMGQANQTSQE, via the coding sequence ATGACTGCGATTTTAACTTTACTGGTTCTATTATTCGGCGGTGCGGGAACGATTGGTCTCGTGATTAAAAATTTATATTACATTTGTCAGCCCAGTGAAATTTTGATTTTTGCTGGAACTCGTCAAGCCGTCGCTGGTGATAAAAGCGTTGGTTATCGCTTGGTGAAAGGGGGAAGTAGTATCCGCAAACCTTTGTTAGAAAAAGTGTTTCGGATGAATCTTACCAACATGATTATTGAGTTGAAAGTGACCAATGCTTACTCGAAAGGGGGGATTCCTTTAAAAGTGGATGGAGTCGCGAATATTAAAGTGGCTGGAGAAGAACCGACGATTCACAACGCGATCGAGCGGTTATTAGGGAAAAGCCAAAAGCAAATTGAAAAGATTGCTCAACAAACCCTAGAAGGAAATTTAAGAGGGGTACTGGCGAGCCTCACCCCAGAACAAGTGAATGAAGATAAAATGGCGTTTGCTCGGAGTTTATTAGAAGAAGCAGAAGACGACTTACAAAAGTTAGGGTTAGTCTTAGATAACTTACAAATTCAGAACATTTCTGATGAGGTAAACTATCTTAACTCCATTGGGCGCAAACAACGAGCAGATTTACTCCGAGATGCTCGGATTGCAGAAGCGAGAACCAAAACCGAATCCGCATTGCAATCAACAGAAAACGAGAAAAATACTTCTCTGCGTCAAGTGGAAGCCCAAATTGCAAAAGTTCGCGCTGAAGCCAACCGTCGCTTACAAAATGCCCTTACTCAGAGAGAAGCGGGAATCGCGGAAGCCGAATCCGAAATTGCAGCGGAAGTCGCCCGCACTCAAGCCGATTTAGCGGTACAACGGGAACGACGGAAACAAGTAGAACAACAGTTACAAGCGGATGTGGTCGCCCCCGCCGAAGCAGACTGTCAACGGGCGCAAGCAGAAGCCAAAGGACAAGCAGCGAGCATCATTGAGGATGGGAAAGCGCAAGCGGAAGGGTTACGCAGTCTCGCCAAGTCTTGGAATGCTGCGGGAGAAAACGCCCGAGAAATTTTCCTCTTCCAGAAATTGGAACCCCTTTTATCTAATATGGTGAGTACAGTTCCTGAAATTGATGTGCAGAAGGTAACGGTGATTGATCCAGCGAAAGGGGGGAATGCCACAAAATTAGCAGCTTTTACCGAACAGTTGCGAGAAAGCACGGGGATTGATTTACCAAGTATCGCAGAACGAATGGGACAGGCAAATCAGACAAGTCAAGAGTAA
- a CDS encoding flotillin family protein translates to MVQQLDKELKTETVIEVSSPPILAQSNNSNSLGFGFGITVVIVAAIILVGMINACVQICDPNKILIISGRKYKRQDGQELGYKVIYGGRAFRIPILEQVETMDLTTLPIPIEVTNAYAKGGTPLNIQAIANVKISGDWSLVGNAIERFLGRDRGEISRVARETLEGNLRGVVATLTPEQLNEDRLEFAARIANDVSGDLAKLGLQLDTLKIQSVSDEVDYLNSIGRRQIATIVRDAEIAESNAVAEAEQIEADCDRQAEVAETETRTAVQEKENELRRIKAEVEKEARVEEERTTAAAKEAKARAQQELQAVRAQLEKARLEVDEILPAQAKQKADELQAKGNAAKLAEDTKASAEVNEMLAQIWQDTGVDASELFLVQQMDMILKQAAKVPHRLHLGEVTVIDNGDGKALASLSNAYPEMIRQFLQQSEETLGITLSGKKTEVAEPSQMEEEEV, encoded by the coding sequence ATGGTTCAGCAATTAGACAAAGAACTCAAAACAGAAACGGTGATAGAAGTTTCCTCCCCCCCGATTTTGGCGCAAAGCAATAATAGTAATTCTTTGGGTTTTGGCTTCGGAATTACAGTTGTTATTGTGGCTGCAATTATTTTAGTGGGTATGATCAATGCTTGTGTCCAAATTTGTGATCCCAATAAAATTTTGATTATTTCGGGTCGGAAATATAAACGCCAAGATGGTCAGGAACTAGGGTATAAGGTGATTTATGGGGGACGGGCTTTTAGGATTCCGATTTTGGAACAAGTGGAAACCATGGATTTAACCACCTTACCGATTCCCATTGAAGTAACCAATGCTTATGCCAAAGGAGGAACTCCTCTCAATATTCAAGCCATTGCTAATGTTAAGATTTCTGGGGATTGGTCATTGGTGGGAAATGCCATTGAACGCTTTTTAGGGCGCGATCGCGGTGAGATTTCCCGTGTGGCAAGAGAAACCCTCGAAGGAAATTTACGGGGCGTTGTGGCGACACTGACACCCGAACAGTTAAACGAAGACCGTTTAGAATTTGCAGCCCGCATTGCCAATGATGTCAGTGGGGATTTAGCGAAACTGGGCTTACAACTGGATACGCTAAAAATTCAAAGTGTCTCGGATGAGGTGGATTATCTTAACTCTATTGGACGGCGACAAATTGCCACCATTGTTCGAGATGCGGAAATTGCTGAATCTAACGCGGTTGCAGAAGCCGAACAAATTGAAGCCGACTGCGATCGCCAAGCGGAAGTTGCAGAAACGGAAACCCGCACCGCAGTTCAAGAAAAAGAAAACGAACTACGACGGATTAAAGCAGAAGTTGAGAAAGAAGCAAGGGTCGAAGAAGAACGCACCACCGCAGCAGCCAAGGAAGCCAAAGCCCGCGCCCAACAAGAATTACAGGCGGTTCGGGCGCAACTGGAAAAGGCTCGTTTAGAAGTGGATGAAATTTTACCTGCACAAGCCAAACAAAAAGCAGACGAATTACAAGCGAAAGGGAATGCAGCTAAACTTGCTGAAGATACCAAAGCCTCAGCCGAAGTGAACGAAATGTTAGCCCAAATTTGGCAAGATACGGGGGTTGATGCTTCAGAGTTATTCTTAGTGCAACAGATGGACATGATTTTGAAACAAGCAGCAAAAGTCCCTCATCGCTTGCATTTAGGCGAAGTAACTGTGATTGATAATGGCGATGGTAAAGCCCTTGCGTCTCTGTCTAATGCCTATCCTGAAATGATTCGTCAGTTTTTACAACAATCGGAAGAAACCCTCGGGATTACTCTCAGTGGAAAAAAGACTGAAGTTGCTGAACCAAGCCAAATGGAGGAGGAAGAAGTATGA
- a CDS encoding OB-fold-containig protein has translation MLVIYLACALIGGVFVALSVSGGFEGFDFDTEADFEMDADVDAEADFDDIDFGTNQGKREKKYNPWLGNPSQQQTLWLTIFSFKFWTFGICFFGLTGLALTWLQPNLGVVLIALIAVVMGLTIGTAMAWLLRVLGGNYTNSFTRTDDLVGVIGTVEIPFDANSRGKVQLSVKGSRVGFSAMTEQDRQFQQGEEVLVVSCQENRVWVVSTDNLKDQ, from the coding sequence ATGCTTGTTATTTATTTAGCCTGTGCCTTAATTGGTGGCGTTTTCGTTGCGTTATCGGTATCTGGTGGTTTCGAGGGCTTTGATTTTGATACCGAAGCCGATTTTGAGATGGATGCTGATGTGGATGCAGAAGCCGATTTTGATGATATTGATTTCGGAACAAATCAAGGCAAAAGAGAAAAGAAATATAATCCTTGGCTCGGTAATCCTTCTCAGCAACAAACACTCTGGCTGACAATTTTTAGCTTTAAATTTTGGACATTTGGGATCTGTTTTTTCGGCTTAACTGGCTTAGCCTTAACTTGGTTACAACCGAATTTAGGCGTTGTCTTGATCGCTCTGATTGCGGTTGTTATGGGATTAACCATTGGTACAGCAATGGCTTGGTTATTGCGAGTTTTAGGCGGAAATTATACCAATAGTTTTACTCGCACGGATGATTTAGTGGGTGTGATCGGGACGGTAGAAATTCCCTTTGATGCCAATAGTCGGGGGAAAGTCCAACTTTCTGTCAAAGGGTCAAGGGTAGGATTTTCTGCGATGACCGAACAAGATCGACAATTTCAACAAGGAGAAGAAGTTCTCGTTGTTTCTTGTCAAGAGAACCGAGTGTGGGTGGTCTCAACCGATAATTTGAAGGATCAATAA
- the malQ gene encoding 4-alpha-glucanotransferase: MQLDRASGILLHPTSFPSRYGIGDLGGEAYEFVDFLAGSGQTVWQVLPLGPTGFGNSPYLSYSALAGNPLLISPDKLVEEGLLTHEEVDQFPNLPEERVDFDRVEAIKMPLLRQAFERFAKLPEDQRGPYHDFCNQHSYWVEDFAFFMALKEAHNGISWHEWEEGLAKRDPNTLQKWKEHLGWEIYYHKYLQFEFYRQWQNLKNYANERQIKILGDIPIYVAHDSMAVWVHQDIFCLDPETCQPSLMAGVPPDYFSEGGQLWGNPVYNWEQVEANGFDWWLNRFEGTLDYVDLLRIDHFRGFESFWAVPQGEKDARNGHWVQAPGEKFFKILRERLGELPIVAEDLGIITSNVEALRAQFNFPGMKVLHFAFDSGPENPYLPFNYHDRNCLVYTGTHDNDTTVGWYKKRNAEQKETVRQFVGGISSEGVHWSLIRVALGSVANQAMIPLQDILGLGSEARMNTPSQLGENWAWRYRRDELTNELRDRLGMLTELYGRAPS; the protein is encoded by the coding sequence ATGCAACTTGACCGAGCAAGCGGAATTTTACTTCATCCCACCTCCTTTCCCAGTCGCTACGGAATTGGAGATTTGGGGGGAGAAGCCTATGAATTTGTTGATTTTTTAGCAGGAAGCGGACAGACTGTATGGCAAGTGCTTCCCTTGGGACCGACGGGGTTTGGAAATTCTCCTTATTTATCTTATTCAGCATTAGCGGGAAATCCTTTATTAATCAGTCCCGATAAACTCGTTGAGGAAGGGTTATTAACCCATGAAGAAGTGGATCAATTTCCCAACTTACCCGAAGAAAGAGTAGATTTTGATCGCGTGGAAGCCATCAAAATGCCCCTTCTGCGTCAAGCCTTTGAACGGTTTGCCAAACTCCCCGAAGATCAACGCGGTCCCTACCATGATTTCTGTAATCAACATAGCTATTGGGTGGAAGATTTTGCCTTCTTTATGGCGTTAAAAGAAGCCCATAATGGGATTAGCTGGCATGAATGGGAAGAAGGACTCGCCAAGCGCGATCCCAACACCCTACAAAAATGGAAAGAACATCTGGGATGGGAGATTTATTACCATAAATATCTCCAATTTGAGTTTTATCGCCAATGGCAAAACTTAAAAAACTATGCCAACGAGCGACAAATTAAGATCCTAGGCGATATTCCCATTTACGTCGCTCATGACAGCATGGCGGTTTGGGTGCACCAAGATATCTTTTGTCTGGATCCAGAAACTTGCCAACCCTCTTTAATGGCGGGTGTTCCCCCCGATTACTTCAGTGAAGGCGGACAGTTATGGGGGAATCCCGTTTATAACTGGGAACAAGTGGAAGCCAATGGGTTTGATTGGTGGTTAAATCGCTTTGAAGGGACGCTGGATTATGTAGATTTACTCCGAATCGACCATTTCCGAGGCTTTGAGTCCTTCTGGGCGGTTCCCCAAGGAGAAAAAGATGCGCGGAATGGTCATTGGGTACAAGCCCCTGGTGAGAAGTTCTTTAAGATTTTGCGGGAACGTCTCGGTGAATTGCCCATTGTCGCTGAAGATTTAGGGATTATTACTTCCAATGTGGAGGCTCTACGAGCACAGTTTAATTTCCCAGGAATGAAAGTCTTACACTTTGCCTTTGATTCGGGTCCGGAAAATCCTTATTTACCCTTTAATTATCATGACCGTAACTGTTTGGTTTATACGGGAACCCATGATAATGATACAACGGTTGGCTGGTACAAGAAGCGTAATGCGGAACAAAAAGAAACGGTGCGTCAGTTTGTTGGCGGTATTTCTTCGGAAGGGGTGCACTGGAGTTTGATTCGGGTGGCTCTAGGATCAGTGGCAAATCAGGCGATGATTCCCCTCCAAGATATTTTAGGCTTGGGGAGTGAGGCGCGGATGAATACGCCCAGTCAGTTAGGAGAAAATTGGGCGTGGCGTTATCGTCGTGATGAGTTGACGAATGAGTTGCGCGATCGATTGGGAATGTTAACCGAACTCTATGGTCGCGCTCCCAGTTAG
- a CDS encoding TrkA family potassium uptake protein, with product MKPRIIICGLGRTGYKIFVLLQKQGVAVAGVSDYPLPESEYQQDIIVGDARSRTTLTKAGIESAQSLVLAGNDDAVNLAILTQARLLNPEVRIVNRLYNHSLGQRLDQMLPNHFSLSVSSLAAPIFAFAAMGNQAIGQLELYHQTWPIREEIIHADHPWLGSPLNELWENRKQMLIHYLPRHGDDNLVAAIIAGKRLKMGDRVMIGIQPEISKTSRQRLRRLIKTITRLPLFHHHARPVAVVTLSLLVTIFIATATYVSTNLNTSIVDALYFSVGMITGAGGQEQVAEDAHNLIKIFTAFMMIVGAGVIGICYALINDFVLGSRFKEFWDVARLPTHGHYIICGLGGIGMRIMEYLHQHNHDVIVIERDRENRFLHTARSLGVPLILEDANLEATLEAANLRKAEAIFAVTSDDMVNVEIALTAKALQGNVPVIVRNQNPDLTDSVQEVFQFQNVLCPTDISTPAFAAAALGGKILGNGLHGDLLWVCLSTRITPQHPFCHQLVRDSAMEANFVPLYLETGKKTRHGWQLLNTYLTAGDILYLTIPATELNLSLFYHAS from the coding sequence ATGAAGCCAAGGATTATTATTTGTGGCTTAGGGCGTACGGGCTACAAGATTTTTGTGCTGTTGCAAAAGCAAGGGGTTGCTGTGGCGGGGGTGAGTGATTATCCTTTGCCAGAATCGGAGTATCAGCAAGATATTATTGTCGGTGATGCGCGATCGCGCACGACGTTAACCAAAGCGGGCATCGAATCCGCACAAAGTCTTGTTCTCGCTGGAAATGATGATGCCGTCAATCTTGCCATTCTCACCCAAGCCCGTTTACTCAATCCTGAAGTTCGCATTGTCAACCGCTTGTATAACCACAGTTTAGGGCAACGGTTGGATCAAATGCTTCCCAATCATTTTAGTCTCAGCGTTTCCTCACTGGCTGCTCCCATTTTCGCCTTTGCTGCCATGGGGAATCAAGCCATCGGACAACTTGAACTTTATCATCAAACTTGGCCGATTCGCGAAGAAATTATTCATGCCGATCATCCTTGGTTAGGCTCGCCCCTGAATGAACTCTGGGAAAATCGCAAACAGATGTTGATTCACTATTTACCTCGCCATGGAGATGATAATTTAGTTGCAGCGATTATTGCAGGAAAACGCTTAAAAATGGGCGATCGCGTGATGATTGGCATTCAACCCGAGATCAGCAAAACCTCTCGTCAACGCTTGAGGCGATTGATTAAAACCATCACCCGTTTGCCTTTATTTCATCACCACGCCCGTCCCGTTGCTGTCGTAACCTTAAGTTTACTCGTTACCATTTTTATCGCTACGGCGACTTATGTTTCCACCAACTTAAACACCTCGATTGTCGATGCGCTTTACTTTTCTGTGGGCATGATTACAGGCGCAGGCGGACAAGAACAAGTTGCTGAGGATGCACATAATCTCATTAAAATTTTCACCGCTTTCATGATGATTGTGGGGGCGGGGGTGATTGGCATTTGCTATGCTCTCATTAACGATTTTGTTCTGGGGAGTCGCTTTAAGGAGTTTTGGGATGTGGCGCGTCTTCCAACGCACGGTCATTATATTATTTGTGGCTTAGGGGGAATTGGAATGCGGATCATGGAATATCTGCACCAACATAATCATGATGTGATTGTCATCGAGCGCGATCGCGAAAATCGATTTCTCCACACTGCGCGATCGTTGGGCGTGCCTCTCATTTTAGAAGATGCCAATTTAGAAGCGACCCTCGAAGCTGCCAACTTACGCAAAGCAGAAGCGATTTTTGCCGTCACCAGTGATGATATGGTGAATGTTGAAATTGCGCTGACAGCAAAGGCTTTACAAGGCAATGTTCCCGTGATTGTCCGCAATCAAAACCCAGACTTAACCGATTCGGTGCAAGAAGTCTTTCAGTTTCAAAACGTCCTCTGTCCCACGGATATTTCTACCCCTGCCTTTGCTGCTGCTGCTTTGGGCGGTAAAATTCTGGGGAATGGGCTACATGGGGATTTGTTGTGGGTTTGTCTCTCGACCCGCATTACCCCACAGCATCCCTTTTGTCATCAGTTAGTTAGAGATAGCGCGATGGAAGCAAACTTTGTTCCCCTCTATTTAGAAACTGGGAAAAAAACTCGCCATGGTTGGCAACTGCTGAACACCTATTTAACCGCAGGTGATATTTTGTATCTAACCATCCCAGCAACTGAATTAAATTTATCTTTGTTTTATCATGCCAGCTAA
- a CDS encoding RNA-binding protein, which yields MSVRLYVGNLPKDTVERQELQEVFGEADESLSIKVIKDRKTGNCRGFAFVTVPNDEKAEEIIEKYNGQTFRENALKIEKAQPRNKNKGDENAAEGGEKEGSEARESSRPTKQKNKEGGSKRRGKGNKKSKQPATTSSGNTSNQPDPRWADELAKLKEMLSAVEK from the coding sequence ATGTCTGTACGTCTTTACGTGGGCAATTTACCAAAAGATACAGTAGAAAGACAAGAACTGCAAGAAGTTTTTGGCGAGGCGGATGAGTCTTTATCCATTAAAGTGATTAAAGACCGCAAAACTGGAAACTGTCGTGGGTTTGCTTTTGTCACTGTTCCTAATGATGAAAAAGCAGAAGAAATTATTGAAAAATATAATGGTCAGACCTTCCGAGAAAATGCTTTAAAGATTGAAAAAGCACAGCCTCGGAATAAAAACAAAGGTGATGAAAATGCAGCAGAAGGGGGAGAAAAAGAGGGATCAGAAGCCCGTGAATCTTCTCGTCCGACCAAGCAGAAAAACAAAGAAGGTGGATCAAAACGACGGGGGAAAGGGAATAAAAAATCCAAACAACCGGCAACGACCAGCAGTGGTAACACCTCTAACCAACCAGATCCCCGTTGGGCTGATGAACTGGCAAAACTTAAAGAAATGCTCAGTGCAGTTGAGAAATAA
- a CDS encoding type II toxin-antitoxin system RelE/ParE family toxin encodes MARKTRPISWIKAARKDFEAFPADVQLEAKRALTVIADGVTPDIAKPLKGLGSGISELVLRNRGDAYRVVYALQLDTDIWIIHAFQKKSKRGIQTPKEEIDLVRQRLKRLKEQL; translated from the coding sequence ATGGCACGAAAAACTAGACCAATTTCGTGGATTAAAGCTGCTCGGAAAGACTTTGAGGCTTTTCCTGCTGATGTACAATTGGAAGCAAAGCGAGCCCTAACAGTAATTGCAGATGGTGTAACCCCTGATATTGCCAAGCCCTTAAAAGGTTTAGGTTCTGGTATCTCAGAGCTTGTTTTGAGAAATAGAGGCGATGCTTACCGTGTTGTCTATGCCTTACAACTTGATACAGATATCTGGATTATTCATGCTTTTCAAAAAAAATCGAAGCGAGGGATTCAAACACCGAAAGAAGAAATTGATTTAGTTCGTCAAAGATTAAAGCGTTTGAAGGAGCAACTATGA
- a CDS encoding helix-turn-helix domain-containing protein, which produces MTQDDLDLVRGSGNIFRDFGDQNADLEQLRCLLAAEIIKVLDEQALTVREASQRSGFAAADFSRVRQVNLGRFTVDHLMLMLERLDQKVEVSVKVKQQT; this is translated from the coding sequence ATGACACAAGATGATCTGGACTTGGTTCGAGGTAGTGGTAATATTTTTCGTGACTTTGGCGATCAAAATGCTGATCTAGAACAATTAAGATGTTTACTAGCTGCGGAAATTATTAAAGTTCTTGATGAACAAGCACTAACTGTTCGGGAAGCAAGCCAGAGAAGTGGCTTTGCTGCAGCAGATTTCTCTAGAGTCCGTCAGGTAAATTTAGGTCGATTCACCGTTGATCATTTAATGTTGATGCTGGAACGGTTGGATCAGAAAGTGGAAGTAAGTGTTAAAGTGAAGCAACAAACTTGA
- a CDS encoding mechanosensitive ion channel family protein encodes MNNEQKLRMHLIRVKTALLSICTFILSFSLFVLPVAAQNNYSAPILVDGKVVFEVTASGQFTAKERAEDANRTLNRIIRENISPLQEEEEVTINVTVDNGQTIPVLKINGNHLLSVTPEDKPQGRSLDEQARIWKQQLESAIAQAKRERTASYLVPMTLASILIIIIAGLLIWAIGLICERWINPYLRESETPAESHTQPFSSTNTRFIAFQVFLNFLRSIIILIALGYISTLFPQTRHLSRQLRDTLVYSLTSDLFPLGNNAYSVLDLIILIALFTALFIGARSIKQVLRLRVLSLTGLSRAAQETIALVANYSLVLIGALVLLQIWGLDISSLTVFAGVLGVGIGLGIQGIAKEFVSGLVLIFERPIQAGDFVEVGDLVGTVEHISVRSTEITTLDRVSVILPNSRFLESEVVNWSHRSPVSRLRIRAGVAYGSNVELVRQTLLDAAHDHTDVLSIPPPNVFFLGFGDSSLDFDLLAWISEPRKQFQIKSDLYFLIYKLFTERGIEIPFPQRDLHVRSGNLPVELTPELTQSLSQLSTHLSGWLDNQSPNGKSS; translated from the coding sequence ATGAACAATGAACAAAAATTAAGAATGCACCTCATAAGAGTGAAAACTGCTCTCCTGAGCATCTGTACGTTTATTCTCAGTTTTTCTTTATTTGTCCTACCCGTAGCAGCGCAAAATAATTATTCTGCTCCCATTTTGGTGGATGGGAAAGTGGTTTTTGAAGTGACCGCTTCGGGTCAATTTACGGCTAAAGAGCGTGCTGAAGATGCGAATCGAACTCTGAATCGGATTATTCGTGAAAATATTTCACCCTTACAGGAAGAGGAAGAGGTCACTATTAACGTGACGGTGGATAATGGTCAAACCATACCCGTCTTAAAGATCAATGGTAATCACTTACTTTCAGTGACACCCGAAGACAAACCCCAAGGACGGAGTTTAGACGAACAAGCCCGAATCTGGAAACAGCAACTTGAAAGCGCGATCGCGCAAGCAAAACGGGAAAGGACAGCAAGTTATCTCGTGCCAATGACATTAGCCTCAATCCTCATTATTATCATTGCGGGCTTACTGATTTGGGCAATTGGCTTAATTTGTGAACGCTGGATTAATCCTTATCTGAGAGAATCAGAGACACCTGCTGAGTCTCATACTCAACCGTTTTCCAGCACTAATACTCGTTTTATTGCCTTTCAAGTCTTTCTCAACTTTTTACGCAGCATCATCATACTGATTGCGTTGGGCTATATTAGCACCTTATTTCCCCAAACGCGACACCTCAGCCGTCAACTGCGGGATACCCTCGTTTATAGTCTCACCTCTGATTTATTTCCCTTGGGGAATAATGCCTACTCAGTTCTCGATTTAATTATCCTCATTGCCTTATTTACAGCCCTATTTATTGGGGCGCGGAGTATTAAACAAGTCCTACGACTGCGAGTGTTGAGTTTAACGGGGTTAAGTCGGGCTGCACAAGAAACCATTGCTCTCGTCGCCAACTATAGCTTGGTTTTAATTGGGGCGTTGGTGCTGCTGCAAATCTGGGGATTAGATATTAGTTCGCTCACTGTTTTTGCAGGGGTTTTAGGGGTTGGAATCGGTTTAGGGATTCAAGGAATTGCCAAAGAATTTGTCAGTGGTTTAGTCTTAATTTTTGAACGCCCCATTCAAGCGGGAGACTTTGTAGAAGTAGGAGATTTAGTGGGAACAGTAGAACATATTAGTGTCCGCAGTACTGAAATTACCACGCTCGATCGCGTTTCCGTTATTCTCCCGAACTCTCGTTTTTTAGAATCAGAAGTGGTCAATTGGAGTCACCGCAGCCCAGTTTCTCGACTCCGCATTCGAGCGGGTGTTGCTTACGGCTCAAATGTCGAACTAGTTCGCCAAACGCTCCTTGATGCTGCTCATGATCACACAGATGTCTTATCGATTCCGCCACCCAATGTGTTTTTTCTCGGCTTTGGCGATAGTTCTCTCGATTTTGATTTACTTGCTTGGATTTCTGAACCGCGCAAACAATTTCAAATTAAAAGCGATCTCTACTTTTTAATTTATAAACTCTTTACCGAACGCGGGATAGAAATTCCTTTTCCCCAGCGCGATCTTCATGTTCGCAGTGGCAATTTACCTGTGGAATTAACCCCCGAACTCACTCAATCCTTATCTCAACTTTCCACGCATCTTTCGGGATGGTTAGACAATCAGTCTCCTAATGGTAAGTCTTCATAA